Proteins co-encoded in one Pocillopora verrucosa isolate sample1 chromosome 1, ASM3666991v2, whole genome shotgun sequence genomic window:
- the LOC131790039 gene encoding uncharacterized protein produces the protein MLVPPVAKDIQSGDQHPDGASEKDSFDSRDEIIERGEYYSPEELQKGLTVFTAAVFITGEMAGSGVLALPAAIVGAGWTGFGLLVLCCFASGYCGTVLGRSWATLRERHSEYKGHVRYPYPAIGEKAYGRWASLTVTVCINITLIGVCVVFLILAARNLANLVNLHVADVGKTGELRIWLVICFAVLLPCSWLGTPKDFWGIAVGASVATAVACLMICVCIALDMPSDLNTVEQPTVSFESFFSAFGTILFSFGGASTFPTIQTDMKKCSKFPISVFWAYVGVVSMYLPVSILGFVAYGKNITSNILESVKYEGHDAAAVMLDIVLVLITLHLLFSFVIVINPVSQSFEDFLSIPQGFSVKRCLLRTAIMCFILGISELIPKFGPILSLIGGSTITALTFVFPCLFYLRIERNVPLHIKVFLYELIAVGIFGGVASTYSAINDIRKEFS, from the exons ATGCTTGTCCCTCCTGTTGCAAAGGATATCCAAAGCGGTGATCAGCATCCAGATGGCGCATCGGAAAAAGATTCCTTCGACAGCAGAGACGAAATTATAGAGAGAGGCGAATATTATTCTCCTGAGGAGTTGCAAAAAGGTTTAACTGTGTTCACGGCCGCAGTGTTCATCACCGGAGAGATGGCTGGGAGTGGAGTCTTGGCTCTTCCTGCTGCCATTGTTGGAGCCGGTTGGACAGGATTCGGTTTACTCGTTCTCTGTTGCTTTGCCTCGGGTTACTGTGGAACGGTTCTTGGGAGATCGTGGGCGACTCTTCGTGAAAGGCATAGCGAGTACAAGGGACACGTACGGTACCCGTACCCAGCAATAGGAGAAAAGGCTTATGGAAGATGGGCGTCATTGACTGTGACTGTCTGCATCAATATCACACTGATAG GGGTGTGTGTAGTGTTTTTGATCCTGGCGGCGCGAAACTTGGCAAATCTTGTCAATTTGCACGTGGCTGATGTTGGGAAAACCGGCGAATTGCGTATCTGGCtcgtaatttgttttgctgttctGCTGCCATGCTCGTGGCTAGGAACGCCCAAGGACTTCTGGGGGATCGCTGTCGGTGCTAGTGTAGCAACAGCTGTGGCTTGTTTGATGATCTGCGTCTGCATCGCATTGGATATGCCGTCTGATTTGAATACCGTTGAACAACCTACTGTAAGCTTCGAGAGTTTCTTTTCAG CTTTCGGAActatattattttcatttggtgGCGCTTCAACCTTTCCAACGATTCAGACAGACATGAAAAAATGCTCCAAGTTTCCAATTTCTGTGTTCTGGGCGTATGTTGGTGTCGTAAGCATGTATCTGCCTGTCTCAATCCTCGGTTTTGTGGCTTACGGCAAGAACATCACATCGAACATTCTCGAAAGCGTGAAATACGAAGGACATGACGCGGCTGCTGTTATGTTAGACATAGTGCTTGTACTGATCACACTTCACCTGCTGTTCAGCTTTGTTATTGTGATAAACCCAGTATCACAGTCTTTTGAGGATTTTTTGAGCATACCTCAAG GATTTAGTGTCAAACGGTGCCTCCTTCGCACCGCCATCATGTGTTTTATTCTTGGCATTAGCGAACTCATCCCAAAGTTTGGTCCCATTCTGTCTCTTATTGGAGGATCCACAATAACTGCATTGACCTTTGTATTTCcctgtttgttttatttgagaaTTGAACGTAATGTTCCTCTTCATATCAAGGTTTTCTTGTATGAACTCATAGCTGTTGGAATTTTTGGTGGTGTGGCGTCCACCTACTCCGCAATAAATGACATTCGAAAAGAATTCAGTTAA
- the LOC131790037 gene encoding uncharacterized protein produces the protein MGQSCSWMHCSCWENCACCQYDSAICGPRYARYQSDDIDVDMENVVGDLLELDPLQYDKESGTEKINAWIDGTVPQIGLPPSFVAISRAKCIKYWQVLQTKPTAKLSGSFVRFCFEKRPNGELPRLLIEHKGKSVIVRSPQDRIKLKSNEPEVHV, from the coding sequence ATGGGCCAGAGTTGCAGTTGGATGCACTGCTCTTGTTGGGAAAACTGTGCCTGTTGTCAGTATGACTCGGCGATTTGTGGACCTCGATATGCACGGTATCAAAGCGACGATATTGATGTTGACATGGAAAACGTTGTGGGCGATCTTCTCGAACTTGATCCCTTACAGTACGACAAGGAAAGTGGAACAGAAAAAATCAACGCGTGGATCGATGGAACTGTTCCTCAAATCGGATTGCCACCGAGTTTTGTCGCTATCAGCCGTGCTAAGTGCATCAAATATTGGCAAGTGTTACAGACTAAGCCCACCGCTAAACTGAGCGGTTCTTTTGTGCGGTTTTGCTTCGAAAAACGTCCAAACGGAGAGCTACCTAGATTGCTTATAGAACACAAGGGAAAATCGGTCATTGTCAGAAGTCCTCAGGATCGAATCAAACTCAAATCCAACGAGCCCGAGGTACATGTTTGA